A genomic window from Candidatus Eremiobacteraceae bacterium includes:
- a CDS encoding DUF5069 domain-containing protein yields MSTDFRDGRTFPRRGRTPLGGFYWLARLTDKGRASAAGTLHDYYYPCPIDRGMMAQWGVKPAQFDAMLSANADDAAVLAWAQATIPEAKRDAANSWLLAEYIENLDRQDREEGVTG; encoded by the coding sequence GACGGACGAACATTCCCGCGCAGAGGGCGAACGCCGCTCGGGGGATTCTACTGGCTTGCCCGCCTGACGGACAAAGGCCGCGCGTCGGCCGCCGGCACGCTCCACGATTACTACTATCCATGTCCGATCGATCGCGGCATGATGGCGCAGTGGGGCGTGAAGCCTGCGCAATTCGACGCGATGCTCAGCGCGAACGCCGACGACGCTGCCGTTCTCGCGTGGGCGCAGGCGACGATTCCCGAAGCCAAACGCGATGCCGCGAATTCATGGCTGTTGGCGGAGTATATCGAGAACCTCGATCGCCAGGACCGCGAGGAAGGCGTGACCGGCTAG